CGAGGCCCTCACGGTTCCACGGCGCTCTTCCCCAAGGACTGCCGTTCCCGCTGGATCGGTGGCCCTCGGTGGTCAGTATTCTGCCGTCTACCCGCGCCGTTCCCCGGGTGGATGGCAGCTGATCGGCCGGACCGGCGCACGGATGTGGGACCTGAACCGATCGCAGCCAGCCCTCGTAAGGCCGGGCGATCGTGTGCAGTATCGGGCAGTCCGGGAAGTCGTGACCACCAGTGACACTCCGGCGCGCGAACCCGAAAAGGAGCACCACACTGAGTCCGGACTGAGGATTCTCAATCCGGGCGCGCAGAGCCTGATTCAGGATCTCGGCCGGCGAGGTTTTGGTCCGTTGGGCGTGTCTGCTGCGGGAGCCCTGGACAGGGCCTCGTTGCGGCGGGCCAACCGGCTGGTCGGGAACGCTTCCTCAGCCGCGGCCATCGAATCCGTCAATGGCGGGCTCACGGTGGAAGCTGTGGGTGATCAGGTGATTGCCGTGACCGGTGCGCCGACGACGCTGACCATCGAGTCGCCGTCGTGGGTTGGGTCTGACGACGACGACGGCGGCGCCCGGCCGGGTGGGAAGCGGACCGTTCCCATGGCCGCACCTTTCGCATTGCTCGACGGAGAACTCCTCACCCTGGGCGCTCCGGAATCGGGGTTCCGAAACTACGTGGCAATCCGTGGCGGAGTGGATGCCCCGGAGGTCTTGGGCAGCAGATCCGCGGACACGATGTCAGGGATCGGGCCCGCACCGCTGGCCATCAGGCAGGTCCTCGCCACGGGCGAGCAAACTGCGTCCACGGCTGTTGGCGCCCCCGAATTGCAGCCGGACTTCCCTGGCGCGGGTGTCACAGTGCTGGACGTTGTCCCCGGGCCGCGCGCCGACTGGTTCGACCAAGAAGCCCTCGATTCCCTCTGCAACCAGGAATGGCTTGTCACGCCCCAGTCCAACCGCGTGGGCATGCGCCTGGACGGCAAGCCGCTGGAGAGAACACGGGAAGGTGAGCTTCCCAGTGAAGGCACCATGGCTGGCGCCCTCCAGATCCCGCCCGCGGGACTGCCCGTCCTCTTCCTGGCGGACCACCCCATCACCGGCGGATATCCCGTGATCGGCGTGGTGCGGGACGAACACTTGGATAGAGCTGCACAGGTTCCCATTGGCGGAAGAATCCGCTTCCGGCTGGTTCCGGATTCCGCAGACTTCACCACGACTACTACCAAGACCCCAGAGAAGTGAGTATTTGATGCGCAAGGTCCTGATCGCGAACCGTGGCGAAATCGCTGTCCGTGTCGCCCGAGCCTGTGACGACGCCGGCATCCAGTCAGTCGCCGTCTACGCAGACATCGATGCCGATGCCATGCACGTTGGCGCTGCTGACGAAGCCTTCAGCCTGGGCGGCAATTCGCCGGCTGACACCTACTTGAACATTGAAAAGCTGCTGGCCGTTGCGGAGCAGTCCGGCGCGGATTCCGTCCACCCCGGATACGGCTTCTTGTCCGAGAACGCGGACTTTGCACAAGCAGTCCTCGACGCCGGACTCGAGTGGATCGGTCCCTCACCGGAGTCGATTCGCCAGTTGGGCAACAAGATCACGGCCCGCGAGATCGCTGTCCGGGCCGGTGCGCCGTTGGTTGCAGGTAGTGACGGACCGGTGTCCTCTGCTGCGGAAGCCCGGGCCTTCGCGGAGGAACACGGTCTTCCGCTGGCTATTAAGGCTGCATTTGGGGGCGGTGGCCGTGGGCTGAAGGTGGTTCGCGAGCTCGCTGAAGTGGAAGAAGCGTTCGACTCTGCAGTCCGTGAGGCCGTGGCTGCCTTCGGCCGTGGCGAGTGCTTCGTGGAGCAGTACTTGGACCGGCCGCGGCACGTCGAGGCACAGGTCATCGCGGACAAGCTGGGCAACGTCATTGTGGTGGGCACCCGCGACTGCTCACTCCAACGTCGCCACCAAAAGCTCGTGGAAGAAGCCCCCGCCCCCTTCCTGAGCGATACGCAGCGGCAAAAGATCTACGAGGGCTCCAAAGCAATCATCCGTGAAGCCGGCTATTACGGCGCCGGGACCGTGGAGTTCCTGGTTTCGGCGGACGGAGCCGTGGCGTTCCTTGAAGTCAACACACGACTTCAGGTGGAGCACCCCATCACGGAGGAAACTGCCGGGATTGACCTGGTGCAGGAGCAGTTCCGGATCGCTGCAGGTTTGCCGCTGAGCATTTCGGAAGACCCGACTCCTCGAGGGCACTCGTTCGAGTTCCGCATCAACGCCGAAGACGTAGGCCGCGGCTTCCTGCCGTCCCCGGGAACAGTGGCTTCTTTTGAGGCGCCCACTGGTCCCGGCATCCGCATCGACACAGGCGTACGGTCCGGCTCATTCGTGGCACCGCAGTTCGACTCCTTGCTTGCCAAGCTGATAGTCACTGGAGCCGACCGACAGCAAGCCCTTCGCCGTGCGCGCCGTGCCCTCGCAGAAATCAAGATCACCGGCCTGGCTACAGTTCTGCCGTTCCACCGCGCGGTTCTGGAGTCCGACGACTTCACGTCAGTGGCTGGCCTGCGCGTACACACGCGCTGGATAGAGACCGACTTCGCGGACCAGATCCCCGTGGATCCTGACTACAACGTCATTGCCCCGAGCGGAGAACGCAGGACCATCACGGTGGATGTCGACGGCAAACGGCTCGCAGTGGGGCTTCCCGCAGACCTGCTGGACGGCTGGGCACGCTCCGGCCACGGGCTCCCGGCCACGGCGGACGTTACGGGACTGCCCGGATCCTCGGACAGCACTGACTCGCCCGCCGAATCCGCCTTGGTCTCCAGCATGGCCGGCACGGTGGTGAAGTGGCTCGTGGAGCCCGGTACTGCGGTAGCTGCCGGGGATCCTTTGGTGGTTCTTGAAGCCATGAAAATGGAAACCCAGGTCCCGGCACACCGTACGGGCACACTCTCCGAGGTGTTGTCGGCTCCCGGTGGAGTGGTGACTGCGGGTGCAGTGCTGGCCCACATCGAGTAGTTACGAGGTAACGGCCACACCCAGCACGCTGTCCAGGAGGCTGTTGGAGAACTTCCCCGTGGGGTCGTTGGCCTGGACTAGAGCACGGAAGTCCTCGAAGCGCGGGTAGAGCGCCGCGAAGTCGTACTCGCCGGGTGTGAAGAGCTTGCCCCAATGCGGGCGGGCGCCAAAAGGCCTTAGTGCTGTTTCAAGCTCGGGGAGTATTGCTTCTACCTCGGCCTGCAGCGGCTTCCACGTGAAGTGGAGTGCCACGCTTTGCTGCTGGTAGAACGGGCTAAGCCAGAACTCGTCGGCGGCCACAGTGCGAATCTCGGAGACGAACAGCAGCGGCGCGAACTTATGGGCGAGTTCCCGTACAGCCCGCAGCGCGGCGGGTGCCTGTTCCAGGGGAAGGAGAAACTCGCTTTGCAGTTCCTCGCCGTTGCTCGGGGTGAATTCGTGGCGGAAATGCGGCAACCGGTCCAGCCACTTGCCGGCGACGTCCAGTTGCTCGGTGCAGTTCTCGGCTGACATGTCCGGCAAGGGATGCATGGCCGCCGTCGCAGCCGTTGCCCCAAAGAGGTCGGTCAGCGGAGCCTCGGAGTCCAGGGCTTTGAACCACACCTGCGGGATGGTGTCGCCGGTGTAGTCGGTGAAGAAGCTAACGCTGTAAGCGCTGGAAGCGATGGCCTCAAAGTTTGCCAGCGCTCCTTCCCAGGTAAGTCCGGTGAGCACACGCTGCCGGACGTCATAGCTCGGCCGGACCGCAAGTTCCAGCCCTGTGACGATGCCTAGAGCGCCCATTCCCACCACGTTGGCGAGGAATTCGTCGTCGTCCGCCGTGAGGGTCACCAGCTCGCCTGAGGCGCGCACCAGGTCAACACTGACGACGGCGGCAGCCAAGGAGGGGTTGTTGACTCCACTGCCGTGCGTCCCGGTTTGGATGGCACCGGCCACTGAGATGTGCGGGAGGGACGCGAGGTTGTGAATGGCGTAGCCTTGCTCCTCGAGCGCGCGGCCCAGGGCTCCGTAACTGATGCCACCACTGACTTTGACGGTATTCTTCGCGGTGTTCAGCACGACTTCCTGGGGCAGGGCGTCCAGCAGGATGTGTGTGCCGTCGGTGTCGGCGACCGTGTTGAAGGAGTGCCGGGAACCGAGTGCTTTGATCCGCGACGCGTTGGCTACGAGTTCCTGCAGCTCCTCCACCGACGTGGGACTGTGGACGTCCGCAGACGAGTACTCAAGGTTTCCTGCCCAGTTCTTCATCGAATCATCTTCCCGCTCTGATACTTATTGGCTCCCGCAATTGTTAACGTTCACAACTAATTGCGTCAAGGGGTGTCCACGCTGTTGCGGCTAGAGTTCAAGAAACCCGCCGTCTATCAGGAGCTGCACGTGAGCAAGGGATCCAAGCCCACCATCAGGGACGTAGCTATGGCGGCGGAGGTTTCGCTGACCACCGTGTCCTATGTGCTCTCCGGTCGGCACGGCGGCACTACCCGGATCAGTCAGCCCACGCAGGACCGGGTCCTGGCAGCGGTCAAGGAACTGGGGTACGTGCCCAATCAAGCCGCTCGTGGCATGCGTCGGGGCAAGACGGACGTTGTGGCGGTAGCTATCGGCAACCTTGAATGGCCGTGGGATCGTGCCCTCGCCACAGCCGCAGCAAGGATCCTTCCCGAGCATGGCTACCAGCCGGTGATCCTCTTGGGTGATGACTGGCGGAAGTTCATGATGTCCGGCGGCGCGGATGGCGTCATCATCGGCTACTTTCCAGAAGCCAGGTCCGAGGACGAAACCGTCACGGAATTAGCACGCCGTGGCGTCGCCCAGGTGGTGATCTCGGGAACCATGAAGCCTGCGGGTTTCGATGTCCTTGCTCCCGAAGCCGATGCCGGGCTCGCCGAGTGCATGGAGTTCCTCACCGCATCCCACCGCAGGATCGCCTGCATTCGAAGAGCGGACCCGGCCGGCCGGCCCAAGAGCCGATTCGCCGCTTACGCAGCCGGACTGGAGAGGGCGGGCATCGCGCTGGATGAGTCTTTGGTCAGGACGTCGCACCACCGTCCGGCCACGGCGTATCAGTCGGCCCTTGAGTTGCTCCAGCTACCGGACAGGCCAACTGCCATCTTGTGCACCGACGACATGGAAGCCCTGCAGACCATCCGTGCCGCCTACCGACTTGGCCTCCGCGTCCCCGAGGACGTCCAGATTGTGGGCGTCGGAAACTCTACCGAAGGCCAGGACTACGATCCCGCCCTGACGACGGTGGGACCGGCTCCGATCTTTGAGCAGGTGGTCCGGATGCTTCTTGACCGATTGGCGGGAACTACCCCGGCCGCGGGCATTCGGGTAGCGTCGCCGTGGAAGTTGCACCGCCGCGGCACCACGCTGGGTTAGCTAGTCTTT
This genomic interval from Paenarthrobacter aurescens TC1 contains the following:
- a CDS encoding putative Acetyl-CoA carboxylase alpha chain (identified by match to protein family HMM PF00289; match to protein family HMM PF00364; match to protein family HMM PF01071; match to protein family HMM PF02222; match to protein family HMM PF02785; match to protein family HMM PF02786) → MRKVLIANRGEIAVRVARACDDAGIQSVAVYADIDADAMHVGAADEAFSLGGNSPADTYLNIEKLLAVAEQSGADSVHPGYGFLSENADFAQAVLDAGLEWIGPSPESIRQLGNKITAREIAVRAGAPLVAGSDGPVSSAAEARAFAEEHGLPLAIKAAFGGGGRGLKVVRELAEVEEAFDSAVREAVAAFGRGECFVEQYLDRPRHVEAQVIADKLGNVIVVGTRDCSLQRRHQKLVEEAPAPFLSDTQRQKIYEGSKAIIREAGYYGAGTVEFLVSADGAVAFLEVNTRLQVEHPITEETAGIDLVQEQFRIAAGLPLSISEDPTPRGHSFEFRINAEDVGRGFLPSPGTVASFEAPTGPGIRIDTGVRSGSFVAPQFDSLLAKLIVTGADRQQALRRARRALAEIKITGLATVLPFHRAVLESDDFTSVAGLRVHTRWIETDFADQIPVDPDYNVIAPSGERRTITVDVDGKRLAVGLPADLLDGWARSGHGLPATADVTGLPGSSDSTDSPAESALVSSMAGTVVKWLVEPGTAVAAGDPLVVLEAMKMETQVPAHRTGTLSEVLSAPGGVVTAGAVLAHIE
- a CDS encoding putative xylitol oxidase (identified by match to protein family HMM PF00941; match to protein family HMM PF01565) — protein: MKNWAGNLEYSSADVHSPTSVEELQELVANASRIKALGSRHSFNTVADTDGTHILLDALPQEVVLNTAKNTVKVSGGISYGALGRALEEQGYAIHNLASLPHISVAGAIQTGTHGSGVNNPSLAAAVVSVDLVRASGELVTLTADDDEFLANVVGMGALGIVTGLELAVRPSYDVRQRVLTGLTWEGALANFEAIASSAYSVSFFTDYTGDTIPQVWFKALDSEAPLTDLFGATAATAAMHPLPDMSAENCTEQLDVAGKWLDRLPHFRHEFTPSNGEELQSEFLLPLEQAPAALRAVRELAHKFAPLLFVSEIRTVAADEFWLSPFYQQQSVALHFTWKPLQAEVEAILPELETALRPFGARPHWGKLFTPGEYDFAALYPRFEDFRALVQANDPTGKFSNSLLDSVLGVAVTS
- a CDS encoding putative transcription regulator, LacI family (identified by match to protein family HMM PF00532); protein product: MAAEVSLTTVSYVLSGRHGGTTRISQPTQDRVLAAVKELGYVPNQAARGMRRGKTDVVAVAIGNLEWPWDRALATAAARILPEHGYQPVILLGDDWRKFMMSGGADGVIIGYFPEARSEDETVTELARRGVAQVVISGTMKPAGFDVLAPEADAGLAECMEFLTASHRRIACIRRADPAGRPKSRFAAYAAGLERAGIALDESLVRTSHHRPATAYQSALELLQLPDRPTAILCTDDMEALQTIRAAYRLGLRVPEDVQIVGVGNSTEGQDYDPALTTVGPAPIFEQVVRMLLDRLAGTTPAAGIRVASPWKLHRRGTTLG
- a CDS encoding putative urea carboxylase/allophanate hydrolase domains protein (identified by match to protein family HMM PF02626; match to protein family HMM PF02682; match to protein family HMM TIGR00724), producing the protein METVMQTTTAKRVRSVRPVGTRAVLAELDGLQDVLALQDMLYKSPLPGQVDVLAAAETVMVVGESAAATRTIGARLMELELTAPEVTDSGLVVIDTVYDGDDLADVAELTGLSTEGVVAAHTGQIWTVAFAGFAPGFGYMVGENEALTVPRRSSPRTAVPAGSVALGGQYSAVYPRRSPGGWQLIGRTGARMWDLNRSQPALVRPGDRVQYRAVREVVTTSDTPAREPEKEHHTESGLRILNPGAQSLIQDLGRRGFGPLGVSAAGALDRASLRRANRLVGNASSAAAIESVNGGLTVEAVGDQVIAVTGAPTTLTIESPSWVGSDDDDGGARPGGKRTVPMAAPFALLDGELLTLGAPESGFRNYVAIRGGVDAPEVLGSRSADTMSGIGPAPLAIRQVLATGEQTASTAVGAPELQPDFPGAGVTVLDVVPGPRADWFDQEALDSLCNQEWLVTPQSNRVGMRLDGKPLERTREGELPSEGTMAGALQIPPAGLPVLFLADHPITGGYPVIGVVRDEHLDRAAQVPIGGRIRFRLVPDSADFTTTTTKTPEK